One part of the Rutidosis leptorrhynchoides isolate AG116_Rl617_1_P2 chromosome 1, CSIRO_AGI_Rlap_v1, whole genome shotgun sequence genome encodes these proteins:
- the LOC139885633 gene encoding glutathione S-transferase zeta class-like: MTANSLQLYSFFLSSSAHSVRIALNLKGLDYEYKPVNLFRNEQHRPEYLKINPLGYVPSLKDGDFVLADSFAIAMYLEEKYPQHPLLPSDLKKKALNYQVINVITSSTQPLVRLPITGYIERNLGHDEMISWAHKHYGKGFAALEVLLKDHAGKYATGDDIFMADIFLEPIITASQRYKVDMSKYPLLSRLSKEYKQVPAFIDAMPENQPDSFPTN; this comes from the exons atg ACGGCGAATAGTTTGCAACTGTACTCTTTTTTCTTGAGCAGTTCCGCTCACAGTGTTCGTATTGCTCTCAACTTAAAAG GACTTGATTATGAATACAAACCCGTTAATCTCTTCAGAAACGAGCAGCACCGTCCTG agTATTTGAAGATAAACCCTCTTGGGTATGTGCCTTCTCTTAAGGATGGTGATTTTGTGCTTGCTGATTCTTTTGCAATCGCAATG TACCTTGAAGAGAAGTACCCTCAGCATCCTTTGTTACCCAGTGACCTTAAGAAGAAGGCATTAAACTATCAG gttattaatgttattacttcgAGCACACAACCTCTTGTAAGGTTACCTATCACG GGCTACATCGAACGGAATCTTGGTCATGACGAAATGATTTCATGGGCTCATAAACATTATGGAAAAGGCTTTGCAg CTCTCGAGGTATTACTAAAAGATCATGCTGGGAAGTATGCAACTGGAGATGACATTTTTATG GCTGACATTTTTCTGGAGCCAATCATTACCGCATCACAAAGATACAAAGTTGATatg AGCAAGTATCCTCTGTTATCCAGGTTGAGCAAGGAATACAAACAGGTACCCGCTTTCATTGATGCGATGCCTGAAAATCAGCCAGATTCTTTCCCTACCAATTAA